The proteins below come from a single Gimesia alba genomic window:
- a CDS encoding tetratricopeptide repeat protein has product MLLLLFLVSFGGTDRATQASQKQPAPAQRKLVYLDFQKFDSQYNTRAPSLLTRELFRQAFLVAARDELGYRTRDVSLGDQIPGKDTKGDLVFNVHLVMDRRRKIEVRIFKQEGDTETLIEKRKLKMTNLTPVSEVVAFTEELSRTWFKDLLQKAGYAPQELQAPSTELSRLHALFIKPNELNYRDQFSRLNELHQSIAEEGENPERLALLAQSYALYGTLTEQYWCLIPLATKARALLYAERLHQKCPQTVFALSYRALVRTLVGLEQNALDDIQKLSDPEVEQTPRPIWLPIIEAYCLHDADRLSGNKFASQNELLWRYLNLLQATYYGTTTEQNAVVDAFMKLVPDSARAFYTRPKTIGYRQSEKMIETENIRFINSAFSYFEEQNALRMLPERTGSQLKNLIESRNKIVSDLLTQAVKPDQETEPSLALFANSMKELTFLQATDLMIRLRQMQGVKADVPLQIFLTSVPNHPFKKYLESFAWENGVATEAFQELRFVPDEYVVPAAYPIFLRDRKLNLIDKPLESIWREYVKNASHVISELAYSIDYALPEVQKGAWVPYLRPVSPHSPYTAMREIGFKFEQNQDRIPHLLKKYEDSYLLLHAIASQYLVRFDYPHAEWVFKRMYRSDPSYETIYPLIQLAQLQNKSKQELRLRQEALGIPNTLMRRCRQEHDLAEYYLRQGDYEAALPHAERATKSNSGWAMRMQALCHELLGDLDTALEIRQRESKRYQQWYIFHAWCRSRGLEPPEQNRTALKPALEYYAKVPLPSNRHLISDQLVYEQLSAVAVVLYLENQLKTALEVMQYASEEYDYVGETFPAVLAALIADELGLNQERDKSLSRAIEIEYKSRGKEYYLPQLNQILLIKQILTEDNTPELSPTLIDWYLQELPDQRVRSNYLYLIGKALLQKKQTELGSRYLKLAAASPLQTLSTSRMAAYTLLKLKIEKDPYHENMFDADTDQMLRLVDGAYAYQYYKKRELELVNLNRAVQLFPEASLPYLRRAEYYAAQKKRDQADQDFAKAMELTPQVPELWMSRGKFYQSTGQDQAAVEDYRQVLERDPESFLAHQKLALLLAASPDDQVRDGKQALQHAQQAAKLLPQQKSTNLALIAIAYAELKQFDKAKQYNRDAIKSQKHFRIKRLLEKREKLFVTRKPYRLKKRS; this is encoded by the coding sequence ATGCTTCTGCTTCTGTTTCTCGTTTCATTCGGGGGCACTGATCGAGCAACACAGGCAAGTCAAAAACAGCCCGCTCCGGCACAACGGAAGCTTGTCTACCTGGATTTTCAGAAGTTCGATAGCCAGTACAACACCCGGGCACCCAGCCTGCTGACGAGAGAGTTGTTTCGACAGGCGTTTCTAGTGGCAGCCCGCGATGAATTGGGTTACCGGACGCGCGATGTCTCTCTGGGAGATCAAATCCCTGGGAAGGATACCAAAGGGGATCTGGTTTTTAATGTGCATCTTGTGATGGATCGCAGGCGCAAAATTGAAGTGCGGATCTTCAAACAGGAAGGCGACACCGAGACGCTGATTGAGAAACGCAAGCTGAAGATGACGAATCTGACTCCGGTCTCGGAAGTTGTTGCCTTCACAGAAGAATTATCACGTACCTGGTTTAAGGACCTCCTGCAAAAAGCGGGCTATGCACCACAGGAACTACAAGCACCTTCGACAGAACTGTCTCGATTGCATGCGCTTTTCATTAAGCCGAACGAGTTGAATTACCGCGATCAGTTCAGCCGGTTGAATGAGCTACATCAGTCGATTGCCGAAGAGGGAGAGAACCCGGAACGACTGGCGCTGCTGGCCCAGAGCTACGCACTGTATGGAACATTAACGGAGCAGTACTGGTGTCTGATTCCGCTGGCAACAAAGGCGCGTGCCTTGCTCTATGCAGAACGTCTTCACCAGAAATGCCCGCAAACCGTATTTGCACTTTCCTATCGGGCATTGGTGCGCACTCTCGTCGGTCTGGAGCAGAACGCGCTGGATGACATTCAGAAACTATCAGACCCGGAAGTAGAACAGACTCCCAGGCCAATCTGGCTGCCCATAATCGAAGCATATTGCCTGCATGATGCGGATCGACTTTCAGGAAACAAATTCGCATCGCAGAATGAACTGCTGTGGCGATATCTGAATCTGCTGCAAGCGACCTATTACGGAACAACAACCGAACAGAATGCGGTCGTCGATGCCTTTATGAAGCTAGTTCCCGATTCGGCTCGTGCCTTTTACACCAGGCCGAAAACAATTGGTTATCGCCAGAGTGAAAAGATGATCGAGACGGAAAATATTCGTTTTATCAATTCCGCATTTTCATATTTCGAGGAGCAGAACGCGCTTCGCATGTTACCGGAACGAACCGGGAGCCAATTAAAAAATCTGATCGAGAGCCGTAATAAAATCGTGTCAGACCTGTTGACCCAGGCGGTGAAGCCGGACCAGGAAACAGAGCCTTCGCTGGCTCTGTTCGCCAACAGCATGAAAGAACTGACGTTTCTGCAAGCGACGGATCTCATGATCCGCCTGCGTCAAATGCAAGGGGTGAAAGCCGATGTCCCTCTGCAGATATTTTTAACTTCGGTGCCGAACCATCCGTTCAAAAAGTACCTGGAAAGCTTTGCCTGGGAAAACGGTGTCGCAACCGAGGCGTTCCAGGAATTACGCTTTGTACCAGACGAATATGTCGTGCCCGCCGCGTATCCGATTTTCCTCCGCGACCGGAAACTGAATCTGATCGACAAGCCGCTTGAGTCGATCTGGAGGGAATATGTCAAAAATGCCAGCCATGTGATTTCGGAACTGGCTTACTCCATTGATTACGCGTTGCCAGAAGTACAAAAAGGGGCGTGGGTTCCTTATTTGCGCCCGGTCAGTCCTCATTCGCCTTATACAGCCATGCGGGAGATCGGTTTCAAGTTTGAACAGAATCAGGACCGGATTCCGCATCTGCTGAAAAAATATGAAGACTCTTATTTGTTACTTCATGCGATCGCAAGCCAGTACCTGGTTCGTTTTGATTATCCCCACGCAGAATGGGTTTTTAAGAGAATGTATCGTAGTGATCCCTCATATGAAACCATCTATCCTTTAATTCAACTGGCCCAATTGCAGAATAAAAGCAAGCAGGAATTGAGGCTGCGCCAGGAAGCCCTGGGAATACCGAATACGTTGATGCGGCGGTGTCGACAGGAACATGATCTGGCGGAATATTATCTTCGTCAGGGAGACTATGAGGCTGCTTTGCCTCATGCGGAGCGGGCAACAAAAAGTAATTCTGGTTGGGCAATGCGGATGCAGGCGCTCTGCCATGAGTTGCTGGGGGATCTGGATACTGCATTAGAAATCCGTCAACGGGAGTCAAAACGTTATCAGCAGTGGTACATTTTTCATGCCTGGTGCCGTTCGCGTGGGCTGGAACCTCCCGAGCAGAATCGAACAGCGCTCAAGCCGGCGCTGGAATATTATGCGAAGGTTCCACTACCGAGCAATCGCCATTTGATCTCGGATCAATTGGTTTATGAGCAGTTGTCAGCAGTGGCTGTTGTCCTGTATCTGGAAAATCAATTGAAGACTGCGCTGGAAGTCATGCAGTACGCCAGCGAAGAATATGATTATGTGGGAGAAACGTTTCCCGCGGTCCTGGCGGCGCTGATTGCGGATGAACTGGGGTTGAATCAGGAGCGAGATAAAAGTCTGAGCAGGGCGATTGAAATTGAGTATAAGTCCCGCGGCAAAGAATATTATCTGCCTCAACTCAATCAGATCTTGTTGATCAAGCAGATTCTCACCGAGGATAACACACCGGAACTGTCTCCCACGTTGATTGACTGGTATCTGCAGGAACTTCCTGATCAAAGGGTGCGGAGTAACTATCTCTACCTGATCGGCAAAGCTTTATTGCAGAAAAAACAGACTGAACTGGGAAGCCGTTATTTGAAGCTGGCCGCTGCCTCTCCGTTGCAGACTCTGAGTACGTCCCGCATGGCCGCCTATACGCTGCTTAAATTAAAGATCGAAAAAGACCCGTATCATGAAAACATGTTCGATGCGGACACCGATCAGATGTTACGACTGGTCGATGGTGCCTACGCTTACCAGTATTATAAAAAACGTGAACTGGAACTGGTGAATTTGAATCGTGCTGTGCAGCTCTTTCCGGAGGCAAGCCTGCCTTATTTGCGACGAGCCGAGTATTACGCTGCTCAGAAAAAACGCGATCAGGCTGATCAGGATTTTGCGAAAGCGATGGAATTGACGCCGCAAGTACCAGAACTGTGGATGAGTCGCGGCAAGTTCTATCAATCGACGGGCCAAGATCAGGCGGCGGTCGAAGATTATCGACAGGTGTTAGAACGAGATCCAGAATCGTTTTTAGCGCATCAGAAATTAGCCTTGCTGTTGGCCGCCAGCCCCGATGATCAGGTTCGAGACGGAAAGCAGGCTCTGCAGCATGCACAACAGGCGGCTAAGTTACTTCCTCAGCAGAAATCCACTAATCTGGCTCTGATTGCAATTGCTTATGCGGAACTCAAACAGTTTGATAAGGCGAAGCAATACAATCGGGATGCCATCAAAAGCCAAAAGCATTTTCGAATCAAACGTCTATTAGAAAAACGGGAAAAACTCTTTGTGACGAGAAAGCCCTATCGTTTGAAGAAACGCTCTTAA
- a CDS encoding AAA family ATPase produces MTDHNDVSDEVLEKTRFIQDVRDQVATVVVGQDEVVERLLISLFTGGHILLQGVPGLAKTLLVSVLSKSIELDFSRIQFTIDLLPSDILGSQILDQKSNEFVTRTGPIFTNLLLADEINRAAPKVQGALLEAMQERKVTIGNETLSLPAPFLVIATQNPVEQAGTFELPEAQLDRFMLCHRLNYPEPSEEREVLKRNMALGIRKEDRGAVVNTEFDVMQHKPVGSSEDLVSCMQAVNDIHVSDTFLEHVIEVINRTRNHPNIELGCSPRGGIALIKASRARALINGRNYVIPEDLFVLAEDVILHRIRLNYEALADGLTGQAVLQDMLRDLGATPSSISREA; encoded by the coding sequence ATGACTGATCACAACGACGTCTCTGATGAAGTTCTCGAAAAGACCCGCTTTATTCAGGATGTGCGTGATCAGGTCGCGACTGTGGTGGTTGGCCAGGATGAGGTCGTCGAACGCTTACTGATTTCCCTGTTCACAGGCGGCCACATTCTATTGCAGGGGGTGCCCGGGCTGGCCAAGACGCTGCTGGTTTCGGTGTTGTCGAAATCGATTGAGCTCGATTTTTCCCGGATTCAGTTTACGATCGATCTGCTGCCATCGGATATTCTGGGATCACAAATCCTGGATCAGAAGTCGAATGAATTCGTCACCCGCACCGGGCCGATCTTTACCAACCTGTTACTGGCGGATGAAATCAACCGCGCTGCACCGAAAGTGCAGGGGGCACTCCTTGAAGCAATGCAGGAGCGAAAAGTGACGATTGGGAACGAGACGCTGTCCCTGCCCGCACCGTTCTTGGTGATCGCGACCCAGAATCCGGTAGAACAGGCCGGTACCTTCGAACTGCCGGAAGCACAGCTCGACCGGTTCATGCTCTGTCATCGCTTGAATTATCCGGAGCCTTCCGAAGAACGTGAGGTCTTGAAACGCAACATGGCACTCGGCATTCGTAAAGAAGACCGGGGGGCGGTTGTGAATACGGAATTTGATGTGATGCAACACAAACCGGTTGGCTCGTCGGAAGATCTGGTGAGTTGTATGCAGGCAGTGAATGACATTCATGTCAGCGATACGTTTCTGGAGCATGTGATTGAGGTCATTAACCGGACAAGAAATCATCCGAATATTGAACTGGGTTGCAGTCCTCGTGGCGGGATTGCCTTGATCAAAGCCTCACGGGCGCGGGCGTTGATCAATGGTCGGAATTATGTCATACCCGAAGATCTATTTGTGCTGGCGGAAGACGTCATTCTGCATCGCATCCGGTTGAATTACGAAGCATTGGCCGACGGTCTGACCGGCCAGGCGGTCCTGCAGGATATGCTGCGTGATCTGGGCGCTACGCCCTCCTCGATCTCCCGGGAGGCTTAG
- a CDS encoding DUF58 domain-containing protein has product MEGLLEQIDPLNARQFYIAVKRLADSLSYGTDRSPFLGSGLEFFQSRPYQEGDPIKSIDWRVTARTGKLYIKEYETPKRLPCYLLIDTSASMMISSTAKSKYALALHIAGGLAFACLERVSPVGVLGVGETDFRIHPSLSKDQVMQWLVRLRRFRYDEQTTLGQRVAEFSPSLKNRALIIVLSDLHDPRAVPALKQLSQVHDTVVIQFRDPAEVHLKGAGLMRAQEAETGADFVTHGRQNWLDQEQIDFQLKRSGIDHLLIETDEPFVPQLRQFFSARDILSRGSR; this is encoded by the coding sequence ATGGAAGGCTTGCTGGAACAGATTGATCCGCTGAATGCGCGGCAGTTTTATATTGCGGTGAAGCGTCTGGCCGACAGCTTGAGCTATGGAACCGACCGGTCTCCTTTTCTCGGCTCGGGGCTCGAATTCTTTCAGTCGCGGCCTTACCAGGAAGGAGATCCGATCAAAAGCATCGACTGGCGGGTGACCGCCCGCACCGGGAAGCTTTATATCAAAGAGTACGAAACTCCCAAGCGGCTCCCCTGTTATCTGCTGATCGATACGTCCGCCTCGATGATGATCAGTTCCACTGCGAAAAGTAAATACGCGCTGGCTCTGCATATTGCGGGAGGACTTGCATTCGCGTGCCTGGAGCGAGTCAGTCCGGTCGGCGTCTTGGGAGTCGGCGAAACCGATTTTCGCATTCACCCCAGCCTGTCGAAAGATCAGGTCATGCAGTGGCTGGTGCGTTTAAGACGCTTTCGCTACGACGAACAGACGACGTTGGGACAGAGAGTTGCTGAATTCAGTCCGAGCCTGAAAAACCGGGCGCTGATCATTGTTCTCTCTGATCTACATGACCCGCGCGCCGTGCCGGCTCTCAAACAACTTTCGCAAGTTCATGACACAGTGGTCATTCAGTTTCGCGATCCCGCAGAAGTCCATTTGAAAGGCGCGGGGCTGATGCGGGCTCAGGAAGCAGAAACAGGCGCTGATTTTGTCACCCACGGGCGACAGAACTGGCTCGATCAGGAACAGATCGATTTTCAGTTGAAACGGAGCGGCATTGACCATCTGCTGATCGAGACGGATGAGCCGTTTGTGCCTCAGTTGCGTCAGTTCTTTTCGGCACGCGATATTCTCTCACGAGGGAGCCGTTAA
- a CDS encoding vWA domain-containing protein, with the protein MSFTHPWILLFLIFPILLLTWVWRREGGRVVMPFDHGTQSRGRGWGTAVNFAQSIPALLLAVVVLILAGPQQLSAPKSRRVLTNIELCVDVSGSMTSSFGEGTRYDASMAAINKFLDYREGDAFGLTFFGNEVLHWVPLTTDVSAIKCAPPFMDPTSPGHPYWLGGTSIGKALRACREVLISREEGDRMIVLVSDGYSFDLSNGQDLEIAAKLKEDGIVVYAIHIASSEVPGSVVNITGLTGGEVFEPENPTALETVFQHIDKMQETRMERTAAESMDDFYPYSLAGLILLGSSTLSLFGLRYTPW; encoded by the coding sequence ATGAGTTTCACTCACCCCTGGATACTTCTGTTTTTAATCTTTCCGATCTTGCTGCTGACCTGGGTCTGGCGGCGGGAAGGGGGGCGTGTCGTGATGCCGTTTGACCATGGTACTCAATCGCGCGGACGAGGCTGGGGTACGGCTGTTAATTTTGCACAGTCAATACCGGCACTGTTGCTGGCGGTAGTGGTGCTGATTCTGGCAGGACCTCAGCAGTTGAGTGCACCGAAATCCAGACGCGTGCTCACGAATATCGAACTTTGTGTCGATGTCTCCGGCAGTATGACGTCTTCATTTGGAGAAGGCACACGCTACGATGCATCGATGGCCGCGATCAATAAATTTCTTGATTATCGTGAAGGTGATGCCTTCGGACTGACATTTTTCGGCAACGAAGTACTGCATTGGGTGCCTCTGACCACCGATGTTTCCGCCATCAAATGCGCGCCTCCATTTATGGACCCAACCAGTCCCGGGCATCCATACTGGCTGGGAGGCACGTCGATCGGGAAAGCCTTGCGCGCGTGTCGGGAGGTTCTGATCTCACGTGAAGAAGGAGACCGGATGATTGTACTCGTTTCTGATGGCTACAGTTTCGATTTGAGTAACGGACAGGATCTGGAAATTGCCGCGAAGTTGAAAGAAGACGGGATCGTGGTTTATGCGATTCATATCGCCTCCAGCGAGGTTCCCGGCTCTGTTGTCAATATCACCGGTTTGACAGGGGGCGAAGTCTTTGAGCCGGAAAATCCAACGGCACTCGAAACTGTATTCCAACATATCGACAAAATGCAGGAAACGCGGATGGAACGGACGGCGGCAGAATCGATGGATGATTTTTATCCCTATAGTCTGGCTGGTTTGATTCTGCTGGGCAGCAGCACACTTTCTTTATTCGGATTGAGGTACACCCCTTGGTAG
- a CDS encoding vWA domain-containing protein, with the protein MVAELAALVVLVIAIGAEQLHSRRVRRIAPLVFGPDAQPAHWARFAPALRVLTLTALSWGLVTLMLLPPKIHVAETIEDDEMKHLLIVLDVSPSMRLEDAGTEKDQSRMKRAAVIMNSFFQRANMNRYRTSVVAVYNAAKRVVEETKDLEVIRNIFNDLPMHHAFVSGETDLFSGLKEARELSKPWNPRSTTLLLISDGDTVPGVGMPKMPVSIANTVVIGVGDSLKGSFINGHHSRQDVSTLRQMAIRLNGTYHNGNEKHLSTDLIDQLAVGGEENPFEKLTRREYALAICGLSALIYALLPWLLHHWGTGWKPGVLTSRNNREKSRRMSDRSQNSKQLHPSAS; encoded by the coding sequence TTGGTAGCGGAACTGGCGGCACTTGTTGTGTTGGTGATTGCCATTGGAGCAGAACAGCTCCATTCCCGGCGCGTCAGGCGGATTGCGCCGCTGGTGTTCGGTCCTGATGCGCAGCCCGCTCACTGGGCCCGGTTTGCTCCCGCGCTTCGCGTGCTGACGCTGACAGCGCTCTCTTGGGGACTGGTGACCTTAATGCTGTTGCCCCCGAAAATTCATGTGGCGGAAACGATCGAGGATGATGAAATGAAGCATCTGCTGATTGTGCTTGATGTCTCTCCCAGTATGCGGCTCGAAGATGCCGGCACGGAGAAAGATCAATCTCGCATGAAGCGGGCGGCGGTGATCATGAATTCATTTTTCCAGCGAGCCAATATGAATCGCTATCGTACCAGTGTGGTCGCCGTCTATAACGCAGCCAAACGGGTTGTCGAAGAAACAAAAGATCTGGAAGTGATTCGGAACATTTTTAATGACCTGCCAATGCATCATGCGTTTGTATCCGGCGAGACCGACCTGTTTTCCGGCTTGAAAGAAGCCCGCGAATTATCAAAACCATGGAATCCCCGCAGTACCACGCTCTTATTGATCAGCGATGGAGATACGGTTCCCGGCGTGGGCATGCCGAAAATGCCCGTCTCGATCGCGAATACCGTTGTGATTGGTGTCGGCGATTCACTCAAGGGATCGTTCATTAACGGCCATCATTCACGGCAGGATGTCTCGACATTGCGGCAGATGGCAATCCGCTTAAACGGAACCTATCACAACGGAAATGAAAAACATCTCAGTACCGATCTGATTGACCAACTGGCAGTCGGCGGTGAAGAGAATCCGTTCGAAAAACTGACCCGTCGCGAATATGCTCTGGCGATCTGCGGCTTGTCTGCTTTGATTTATGCACTCTTGCCCTGGTTGCTCCATCATTGGGGAACCGGCTGGAAACCTGGTGTCTTAACGAGTCGAAACAACAGGGAGAAGTCCCGTCGAATGTCGGACCGCTCCCAAAATTCAAAACAATTACACCCGTCGGCCTCATGA
- a CDS encoding GIY-YIG nuclease family protein, whose protein sequence is MQPKVSDEIGSDKMIFRLSHKLNQKIKTGTLTLRPLNQNPFADWSCRLFTADRRQYILLSNTKSLYSCLMTGKGITNQRQFTECALNCIRDFTAADTHQQTFEKFIASERESIQFAKALNHSVTSSMNLLVEYAQDLLIEQQIPLLEVSYELNDYLTSAIVEKKSDSYCTPNEAFQRMLHLPIDLNAMGLAEAELKNDRSAETPTVWFVYILRCADRSLYTGITTDLTRRCQQHNTGTGARYTRSRLPVSIEYHETQASRSAALKRELEIKAMSRAAKEALISSNNR, encoded by the coding sequence TTGCAGCCTAAAGTATCAGATGAAATCGGTAGTGACAAAATGATCTTTCGCCTTTCCCATAAACTCAACCAGAAAATTAAAACGGGAACACTGACTCTCCGACCCTTAAACCAGAATCCTTTTGCAGACTGGTCCTGTCGCCTGTTTACTGCCGATCGCCGCCAATATATCTTGCTGAGCAACACAAAGTCCCTTTATTCCTGCCTGATGACCGGCAAAGGAATCACTAACCAAAGACAGTTCACAGAATGTGCCTTGAACTGTATCCGGGACTTCACAGCCGCTGATACTCATCAACAGACATTCGAAAAATTCATTGCATCCGAAAGAGAATCCATTCAGTTTGCCAAAGCCTTGAATCATTCTGTCACCAGTTCGATGAATCTGCTGGTTGAATACGCACAAGATCTTTTAATTGAACAACAAATTCCTCTGCTGGAAGTCAGCTATGAACTGAATGATTACCTAACATCCGCCATTGTCGAAAAGAAATCGGATAGTTACTGCACGCCCAATGAAGCATTTCAAAGGATGCTTCATTTGCCAATCGATTTGAACGCTATGGGATTGGCAGAAGCCGAACTAAAAAATGACCGCTCGGCGGAGACTCCCACGGTCTGGTTTGTCTATATCCTCCGGTGTGCTGATCGTTCCTTATACACGGGCATCACGACAGACTTGACCCGCAGATGTCAGCAGCACAACACGGGAACGGGTGCCCGCTATACCCGCAGTCGTCTTCCCGTCAGCATTGAGTATCACGAAACACAAGCCAGCCGCAGCGCGGCTTTGAAACGCGAGTTGGAAATCAAAGCGATGTCACGAGCGGCAAAAGAAGCACTCATCAGTTCTAACAACCGCTAA